In the Pongo abelii isolate AG06213 chromosome 18, NHGRI_mPonAbe1-v2.0_pri, whole genome shotgun sequence genome, GAGATGGAGAAAGACTGAGCCCAAAGGTTATCAACAACAAGAGTGAAGGAGGAAGTGGTCAGCCGTGGCTGGGGCAAAACAAGCCCAGTAAGTTACATTGGCCTGTGTTTGGTCCTCCAGGGACAAGGTGCACTTTTtagtgcctgtagacccagcgtGTTGGGGAAGAATTTAGAACGCAGTGGGGATAGGTGTGAGAGGAGCGGGGGAAGTGAGGATTGAGTTGAGACCTGTGGCTGGAGAACTTGACCGGGAAGGGAGGGCAGAGAGCGGCatggggtgagaggagggaatGGATCCAACGAGCATCTTAGGATGAGGGAGTTGTGAGCGCTCAACACTGATACAAAGAAGGGATCGGGGATTGATAGACTGACAGATGCGTGCACAGAGGCagggatggatggacggacagaTGCATGCCCAGAGGcagagatggatgggtgggtagattgGACGGACAGATGATGGTAGGTTGTTCTTGTCCTGGAGGAGGTGATCCAGGCTAAGTCCTCACACTGGGCAGAGCAAGAGGCAGGAGGTGAGCATGGGGAGATGCAGCTGTGTGCCCCAGTGCACCGGAAGTTACAGATGACATCGATGTCCTTTCCTGATGAAACAGGAAACACATTTGTCATTTGAGAGTTAGTGGCTGGGGCTGACTGGAAGCTTGAGGGGCTGTGGGTCTGGCATGGGGCTGAGGGGAGCGTGCAGGAGCTGCCTGCCAAAGCCTGGGGCAAGGATGATAGGAGGTGCCGGGGCCCCTGTGGACTGCCCTCTGGGAATCTcgtggggctggggctgcacagTTGTGGTTGTGTAACTTCCCCCAGATGCATGGCGTGACAAGGGTGCAGGAAGGGGTGCAGGGCCCGGAAGCCCAGTATGGCCAAGGAGAGACAAGGCAGGGAAGAAGGTGAGCGATGAATGATATCGCCCTGATTGAAACACCAAACTAccccagtttctcagaaaaaggACTCAGAGCAACAAGAGAACCTACAGTCGACAGGGAAATTCATCAGCGCACATGTGATTTGAGCAAGACCATTGAAGCCCCTGCTGAAAGGCAGGCTGGCAGAGCCAGGGTACCTGGCCACCTACCTTGaagtctctgtgcctcagtttcctcctctgtaaaatggacgtAGGAGACAGGTTTGGTGAGAAGTGAATGAAAACGTGTTTGCTACCCCTCTTAGGAATCACGTTTCATGCTTAGACGCTCAGCGAGTGGCTTTAGTGACGGAGAGAAATTTGCTTTTCAGTTCACCAGGTCGTTACCTATGAACCTGCCCTGAACAGTGCTGACCTTAGTTAGAGGTGGCCATGAAACTCATCCGCATGGGGTAATTGGGGCCTCCCTGTGGTGCTGCGGGGCTGTGTCTCTGTCTTAGTCACTTCAGGCCTCTCGGCAGCCAAAGCAGGAGCTGGCAGGCGGCTCACCGGTTGATGAGGAGCTGGGCTTCAGCCGGGGCTGGCATGTGAATCCTCTGGGTCCTGGCAGTTCTGAGCACCTGAGCTGAATCCGGAGGGAAGAGGCTGCTGTGGTGGGAAGAGGCTGGGAGCAAGACCGGGTGATGGGGCCAGCaggctgtggtctgagagtgccTGCTAGAGGAGATCTGTGTTCCCAaggagatggaggaagacctCGGGTGGGGGTGGTACAGGGAAGGAGAGGACAGGCAGAGGCTGTGGacagggagatgggggaggggggatggaggACTCAAGGGATGTAGTGGGTGTGGCTTGAGGAGGGATGGGGGCAGGAATGAGGAAAGGTCATGGGTCAAGGACGTGGACCTACATCCCCAGCAGATGGGGGTGGCAAGGGGGAGACGCGTGGTGGTCGCTGACCATAGACTGTAGCTGGGAGGAGGGTGTGCTCCCAAGGCTGGGGCTGCCTGCAGAGAATGGCAGAATGGCACGCACCTTGTAGGCTCCTGCCCTCACCCCACCGCCCCcttaagtttcttttattttctttttctttttttttctttttactttttttgagacggggccttgttctgtcgtccaggctggagtgctgtgacatGGTCATgcgtcactgcagcctcgacctcccgggctccagcaattctcctgcctccctgcctcagcctgggacctgagtagctgggaccacaggcgtgcgccaccactcctggccaatttctacattttttttgtagagatggggatctccttatgttgtccaggccagtcttgaactcctgggctcaagcgatcctcccacctgggactccaaaagtgctgggtttacagacgtgagccaccacatccagctcctCTCCCCTCAAACTTCTGTGCACAAAGTGCTCCCTTCCCAGAGGAGGGGCTCCATCTGTGTGTAAGGTGGCCTATTTCTCTTTGTGTTCTCTGGATCTTTTCAGCCCTGTGGTCCAGTGTCCATCATAGCCATGCTGACTGGGTGACTGGAGATAGGGATGATGGAAAGTTCGGGGGAGGGCTGGGCAGAGGAGGCTGGGGCCACCTCTGGAGGGTGTCCTGCTGTTCCTGTTGGCCCCATCTGCACTCGCAGGGCCTTCCTGTGTGCCCTTTCACCATGCAGGGGCGGCCGCAGCTCCCACCCACTTTCTCCTGCAGACGGTGAGGGGACTGACCTGTTTGCCGTGGCTGTCCATGAGTTTGGCCACGCCCTGGGCCTGGGCCACTCCTCAGCCCCCAACTCCATTATGAGGCCCTTCTACCAGGGTCCGGTGGGCGACCCTGACAAGTACCGCCTGTCTCAGGATGACCGCGATGGCCTGCAGCAACTCTATGGTAGGGGGAGAGGGACCTGCCGCGAAACCATCATTGCCCCATTCAGTGTCCTCTGCAGCAGGCCAGGGGACCCACACCTTCCTGACTCTTTCCTTACAGGGAGGGCGCCCCAAACCCCATATGACAAGCCCACAAGGAAACCCCtggctcctcctccccagcccccggCCTCACCACCAGGCAGGTGAGTTCCCCACCAACTGGGTGACCTTGGGTGACCAGCTGCCCAGCTTCAGTGTCCTCTGAGATGGGGATGGTGGGGGTCCCTGCCTTGGAGGAAATGAATCCCCCTCTCTGCTcacctctcctttcctccccagcCCGTCCTTCCCCATCCCTGATCGATGTGAGGGCAATTTTGATGCCATCGCCAACATCCGAGGGGAAACTTTCTTCTTCAAAGGTGAGTCATTTCACGTGGCCTCACGTATGTTGGCTTCCTGCCCACTTCAGTGACCACTGGGGCTGTGGGCTTACCCTGGAAgtggaacttttttttcttcttgttgagacagggtcttgctttgttgcctggcaccaagtgcagtggtctgatcatgactcactgcagcctctaaatatggggctcaagcgatcctcccaactcagcctccctcgtagctgtgaccacaggcacatgccaccacgccttgctagtaatttattttttattttgtagagatggagtctcacaatattgcccaggctggtctcaatctcctggctcaagtgattctccggtgTCAGCCTCCGAatgtgctagcattacaggtcgGAGCCACCAGGCAGGGCCCTGGcactttcagtgctaaaaaggGAAAAGTCCCAGGCAGGCCAGGATGGGCTGGTCACCCTAGATCCATTGCGCTCTTGATTTCCAGATGGGACCCCTCCCCACCCAGCCACACACCCTGGGGGAGGAGACCTCCTGCTGTCTCATGTCTTCCTGCGAACCCCTTTGTCCCCTGCAGGCCCCTGGTTCTGGCGCCTCCAGCCCTCCGGACAGCTGGTGTCCCCGCGGCCCGCGCGGCTGCACCGCTTCTGGGAGGGGCTGCCCGCCCAGGTGACGGTGGTGCAGGCCGCCTATGCTCGGCACCGAGACGGCCGAATCCTCCTCTTCAGCGGTGAGtggggcgggcggcggggcgctcTGGGGCCGGCGCAGGGAGCCCACCCTGACCTCCCGGCCTCCGCCCTGCAGGGCCCCAGTTCTGGGTGTTCCAGGACCGGCAGCTGGAGGGCGGGGCGCGGCCGCTCACAGAGCTGGGGCTGCCCCCGGGAGAGGAGGTGGACGCCGTGTTCTCATGGCCACAGAACGGGAAGACCTACCTGGTCCGCGGCCGGCAGTACTGGCGCTACGACGAGGCGGCGGCGCGCCCGGACCCCGGCTACCCTCGCGACCTGAGCCTCTGGGAAGGCGCGCCCCCCTCCCCCGACGATGTCACCGTCAGCAACGCAGGTGGGGAGCGCGGTGACCTGCGGGTTActgggcctgggggtggggagagggatgtGGGGAATGGGGACATGGAGGCCACCCTGCGGGGATGGGGGTCCTTGGGCATCAGggaggggcggggcagggcggGGCAGGGCGGGACTGGGACTCAAGCTCTGCTCCCCCAGGTGACACCTACTTCTTCAAGGGCGCCTACTACTGGCGCTTCCCCAAGAACAGCATCAAGACAGAGCCGGACGCCCCCCAGCCCATGGGGCCCAACTGGCTGGACTGCCCCGCCCCAAGCTCTGGTCCCCGCGCCCCCAGGCCCCCCAGTGCGACCCCCGTGTCCGAAACCTGCGATTGTCAGTGCGAGCTCAACCAGGCCGCAGGACGGCGGCCTGCTCCCCTCCCGCTGCTCCTCTTGCTCCTGCTGGTAGGGGGTGTAGCCTCCCGCTGATGGCGGGAGCCATCCAGACGGAACAGCGCCCTCCACGGCCGAGTCCCCCGCCGCTGGACCTGGTCGGGGGTTGTGAGGCGCTGCGGAGACCCCTTGTCTGTTCCCCACGGACGGGGGCTCGGGCGCGGACTAAGCAGGGTGGATCTACCGCGCAGGGGCGGTGGCGGCGGGGACCGGTCGCCTGGCGCTGGGCTCGGTCTCCGCGGGGTCTGAGACCCCGGCGCTGCCACCGGAACCCGCCGCCAGGGGCGCACGCGCGCTGGGACCATGTGTCGGTCGCCGCCCCCGTCGTCCCCTCGCGTCGGTCGCCAGGGGGCGATCGGACCCTGCCTCCCGAATCcggggaggggctgggaggaCAAGGGGCGGGCCTGCGGCCTCACCCGGAGGGACTGCAGCCCCGGCCGCGCGCTGCCCCTCCAGGACGGTCCTTTTCCAGGAAGAGCCAGCTTTTCTCGGAGAGCAGTCCTGGGACTCTTCGCAGCCCCGCCCCGCctggccactgcgcctggcgttCCTGGGTCGTTAGAGGACAGGCCTGACTGCGAAGCTGTGCCTTGCCCCTCTCCCACCCGCCGTTTCTCACCCGGTTCTGCTGCCACAACTCCCCTCTACAGTCACTGCCACATTGGTGGGGACCTGGGACCCAGACCCGGAACCAGCCCAGATATCACCCCTGAGGACCCATGCGCCGCATCCTAGGTGGTGGAATCAGTGGCTGGAGGGACGACCCTTGCTCTCCAGACTGTTAACCTTTTCCGTTCCTCCCCCGCCAtccgcctcctcctccccaggccaCCCAGCTTGGGCGCCTCCATGGGCCCAGAACTGCCTTCCATTCAATGGGGAACCCTTCTATCCCCAAGAACCGCTTCCCTGCTTGCACCCTGGAGAGAACAGCTTGGCTCCCATCAACTCAACGCTGGTGGAAAGACAGGGACCGAACCCTGGCTCAGGCCTGGTCATTGCCTCCTCAGCACTCCCTCCTGGGAGGCCCTAGTTCTAGAGTGAGGGGTGGGTGGAACCTGGGGGCACCTCGTTCACCCTGTCCCCACTCCCCACAGTTTTAGGATCTAAATGATTGCCTCTGGAACTATTCTTCTAGACTATCCCACAACAGAATCACTGGGAAATTTAAGTTTGCAGATCCCACACCTCACCCTGAATCCTCACTCAGGGTGAggtcaggaatctgcattttaactagTTGCGGGGATTGTGGGGGGCAGTAGCTGGCTGTCTTGTGGCATTTCCGTGGCTCTGCAGTGTTCCCCCACCCCAGGACCAATATCTTCAGGCCACACTGACGGCCTGACCCCCATGGGTAGAATCACTTAGGGGCCACTTCCTAAGTTGCTGTCCAGCCTCAGAGACCCCCTAGTGCTTCCTGGAGCTGAGGCTGTGGGCAGCCATCCCAGCGACCAGGGAAGGGATTTCCGCAATTTCTCATACAAACAGATCATCATGAGGACAGAGGGCAGGAGACTTTGGTCAGTTACCTGGGAATTCTGGGCTGCCGGGAAACGATTTGGGCCTCTGTCAGTTTCTTTTTCATGTATAAGGAGGGGTAAATTTGTATATTAGAAACTTATTCATCCCACTCaggacaataaaaatgaatggacAAAAAGCCTTTACATTTTTCTGAGCATTGATGGACCTGGGGAGAAGTGTGGTGGTGGGAACTGGACCGACCTGAATCTCCCTGCTTTGCAGGAGAAGGAATCCAGGGTTGATGGGGAATCTAAGAAGGAAGAGTgggcccgggcgtggtggctcacgccttaatcccagcattttgggaggcccaggcaggtggataatttgaggtcaggagttcgagaccagcctggccaacatggtgaaatcccatctccactaaaaaaagaaaaaaaatttagccaggcatggtggtgcacgtctgttatcccagctactaagggggCTGggacaggataatcacttgaacctgggagagggaggttgcagtgagccaagatctcatgattgcactccagcctgggcaacagagcgagactccgtctcaaaaaataaaaataaaaataataagaagaaagaagagtggGAGGACGAAGCAGAGAGGAACTCAAAAGTTGGTTATGGGGCACCCGGAGGACGGATGGCCACTGTGGAATTGAGACTGCCGCATGGCTCCAAGTAGACTTCCAGagcctttaaaattttatgaCTGCTACACAAAAATGTCATGTCaaagtgattatttttattttttaagtggtaTCGTTTAAAAATGGCATGGTCtcataatcaaaatttaaaacttttgtgcttcaaaggacatcatccagaaagttggaaagaggctgggcacagtggctcacacctataatccgaATAGTCTGGCAGGCTAAAGTGGGAAGACGGCTTGatcccaggatttcaagaccagcctgggcaacatagtgagaccttgcctctacaaaataatcaaaaaattagctgggcacggtggcaacacgcgtctgtaatcccagctacttggaaggctaagagGAGAGAATCACCCGAAGCCGGGAAGTCTTGGCAacaatgagccgtgatcacgccactgcactccaccctgggcaacagatgtgtctcaaaaaaataaaaataaaaataaaattggctgggcatggtggcttatgcctgtaatcccagcatttccgGAGGCTGATGCAGACGTTTGAGAGGCAGGTGTcacttgaggtcgagagtttTAGAccaactggccaacatggtgaaaccccgtctctactaaaaatacaaaaattaagcacaGGGGTGTAGCTCAGTGGTAGAGCGCGTGCTTAGCATGCACGAGGCCCCGGGTTCAATCCCCGGCGCCTCCAGTTCTTtacaccgggcgcggtggctcacgcctgtaatcccagcactttgggaggccgaggcgggtggatcacgaggtcagg is a window encoding:
- the MMP25 gene encoding matrix metalloproteinase-25; its protein translation is MRLRVLRLRLRLLALLLLLLPPPALAPKPSAQDVSLGVDWLTRYGYLPPPHPAQAQLQSPEKLRDAVKVMQRFAGLPETGRMDPGTVATMRKPRCSLPDVLGVAGLVRRRRRYALSGSVWKKQTLTWRVRSFPQSSQLSQETVRVLMSYALMAWGMESGLTFHEVDSPQGQEPDILIDFARAFHQDSYPFDGLGGTLAHAFFPGEHPISGDTHFDDEETWTFGSKDGEGTDLFAVAVHEFGHALGLGHSSAPNSIMRPFYQGPVGDPDKYRLSQDDRDGLQQLYGRAPQTPYDKPTRKPLAPPPQPPASPPGSPSFPIPDRCEGNFDAIANIRGETFFFKGPWFWRLQPSGQLVSPRPARLHRFWEGLPAQVTVVQAAYARHRDGRILLFSGPQFWVFQDRQLEGGARPLTELGLPPGEEVDAVFSWPQNGKTYLVRGRQYWRYDEAAARPDPGYPRDLSLWEGAPPSPDDVTVSNAGDTYFFKGAYYWRFPKNSIKTEPDAPQPMGPNWLDCPAPSSGPRAPRPPSATPVSETCDCQCELNQAAGRRPAPLPLLLLLLLVGGVASR